One genomic segment of Rhizobium viscosum includes these proteins:
- a CDS encoding CaiB/BaiF CoA transferase family protein, whose amino-acid sequence MTQDVKKKPPLAGIRVIELARVLAGPWAGQMLADLGADVIKVENPDGGDDTRHWGPPFVEGADGENLSAAYYHSTNRGKRSITADLKSEEGQSLVRRLVATADVLIENFKLGGLVKYGLDYESLKAINPRLVYCSITGFGQTGPYANRAGYDYIVQGMSGFMSITGEPDGQPMKAGVAIADIFTGIYAVSAIEAALIHALKTGEGQLIDMALLDVQSAVLANQNMNYLVSGRAPVRLGNAHPNISPYEVVPTADGYLILAVGNDGQFRRLCTILGLVIADDENFATNKARVANRDAVRRMVSTETLKWQKADLLKACEDNAVPAGAINTIEEMFADPQIAARGLRIDLPDAAGTMIPGVRTPVVLSETPLRYERPSPRLGEHNEEVLAELVEWERKTSP is encoded by the coding sequence ATGACGCAGGACGTGAAGAAGAAGCCGCCGCTTGCGGGCATCAGGGTGATCGAGCTTGCGCGCGTCTTGGCCGGCCCCTGGGCGGGGCAGATGCTGGCTGATCTCGGCGCCGATGTGATCAAGGTGGAAAACCCCGACGGAGGCGACGACACCCGGCATTGGGGGCCGCCCTTCGTCGAAGGAGCAGATGGCGAAAATCTCTCGGCCGCCTATTACCATTCTACCAATCGCGGCAAGCGATCCATTACCGCCGATCTCAAGAGCGAAGAAGGCCAGTCGCTGGTGCGCCGCCTCGTCGCTACAGCAGACGTGCTGATCGAGAACTTCAAACTTGGCGGCCTCGTCAAATACGGGCTCGACTATGAGAGCCTGAAAGCGATCAATCCGCGCCTCGTCTATTGTTCCATCACCGGCTTCGGCCAGACCGGCCCCTATGCCAATCGCGCCGGCTACGACTATATCGTCCAGGGCATGTCGGGTTTCATGTCCATAACGGGTGAACCGGATGGACAGCCGATGAAAGCGGGTGTCGCGATTGCTGATATCTTCACCGGCATCTATGCGGTCTCGGCAATCGAAGCCGCCCTCATCCATGCCCTGAAGACGGGCGAAGGCCAGCTGATCGACATGGCGCTGCTCGATGTGCAATCGGCAGTGCTTGCCAACCAGAACATGAACTATCTGGTTTCCGGTCGCGCGCCGGTGCGCCTCGGCAATGCGCACCCGAATATCTCGCCTTATGAGGTCGTGCCGACGGCTGACGGCTATCTCATCCTTGCCGTCGGCAATGACGGCCAGTTCCGCCGGCTCTGCACGATCCTCGGCCTCGTCATCGCCGATGACGAGAATTTCGCAACCAATAAAGCACGCGTCGCCAACAGAGACGCAGTGCGCCGGATGGTCTCCACCGAAACGCTGAAATGGCAAAAAGCCGACCTTCTGAAGGCTTGCGAGGACAATGCCGTCCCGGCCGGCGCCATCAACACGATCGAGGAAATGTTCGCCGATCCGCAGATTGCCGCGCGCGGCCTGCGCATCGATCTGCCGGATGCCGCAGGCACGATGATTCCGGGTGTGCGCACGCCGGTCGTGCTATCGGAAACGCCGCTGCGTTACGAACGGCCGAGCCCGCGCCTTGGCGAGCATAATGAAGAGGTCCTGGCCGAACTTGTAGAATGGGAGAGGAAGACGTCGCCATGA
- a CDS encoding DMT family transporter — MTSLSYSRHPASSEVTFGLLFMLLSVLISPLIDIFSKLATTTISSTEVAGFRFVIQSLTMLPFIFLRGARIQFSLKQSWYHAIRGAMVTISMICFVTTLKVMAVADAIAIFFVEPIILTILGSIFLKETIGWRRYSACAVGFLGAMLIIQPSFEEVGYIALLPVVSAFCIAVFALMTRVLSHREDPWAMQFQTGLWGIFFCAVILFFGYGSGSDIVDTTMPDLPAFGYLLGTGIAAAITGILAAYAYRAAPASTLAPLQYLEIVSATVFAWLVFADFPDALKWLGILIVIASGLYIIWRERRFASKPVSDTSEATRAP; from the coding sequence ATGACGAGCCTGAGCTATTCCCGCCATCCCGCCTCATCCGAGGTGACATTCGGCTTGCTTTTCATGCTGCTCTCGGTGCTGATCTCGCCGCTGATCGACATCTTCTCGAAGCTCGCAACGACAACGATCTCCTCGACGGAGGTCGCCGGTTTCCGTTTCGTCATCCAGTCGCTCACCATGCTGCCTTTCATCTTCCTGCGCGGCGCCAGGATCCAATTCTCGCTGAAGCAGAGCTGGTATCATGCGATCCGCGGCGCGATGGTCACCATCTCGATGATCTGCTTCGTCACAACGCTGAAGGTCATGGCGGTCGCCGATGCGATCGCCATCTTCTTCGTCGAGCCGATCATCCTGACAATCCTCGGAAGCATCTTTCTGAAAGAGACGATCGGCTGGCGGCGCTACAGCGCGTGCGCCGTCGGCTTCCTGGGCGCGATGCTGATCATCCAGCCAAGCTTCGAAGAGGTCGGCTATATCGCCCTGCTGCCCGTCGTCAGCGCCTTCTGCATCGCCGTCTTCGCGCTCATGACGCGCGTGTTGTCGCATCGGGAAGATCCCTGGGCCATGCAGTTCCAGACCGGCCTCTGGGGCATCTTCTTCTGCGCCGTCATCCTGTTCTTCGGCTATGGCAGCGGCTCCGACATCGTCGACACGACCATGCCCGACCTTCCCGCCTTCGGCTACCTGCTGGGTACTGGCATTGCCGCAGCGATAACAGGCATTCTCGCGGCTTACGCCTATCGCGCCGCCCCGGCCTCCACGCTTGCGCCGCTGCAATATCTGGAAATCGTCTCGGCCACCGTCTTTGCCTGGCTGGTCTTCGCCGATTTCCCGGACGCGCTGAAATGGCTCGGCATCCTCATCGTCATCGCGTCCGGCCTCTACATCATCTGGCGCGAGCGCCGCTTTGCTTCCAAACCCGTATCCGATACATCTGAGGCAACGCGGGCGCCCTGA
- a CDS encoding alpha/beta fold hydrolase, which translates to MFSETLRLQNAAASLAYHHQPAKGQARAILMISHGLAEHSRRYQRFAAAMAARGYHCYAHDHRGHGETTAPDAPLGRFARRDGIERVVSDIAVMHTFATGRHPGLPVILFGHSMGGLIALNAVADLPGRFAALAVWNSNFAVGLSGRTAQAILLAERMLKGSDVPSDMLPRLTFSAWGKSIPDHRTEFDWLSRDPTEVDAYIADPLCGFDASVSLWLDVFALTFRGIEKERLETLPKNMPIHLVGGGKDPATENGKAVLWLSKRLKSRGFSRISTEIYQDMRHETLNEIGAETAIADFADWCDEAIRTVPSERT; encoded by the coding sequence ATGTTTTCCGAGACATTGCGGCTTCAAAACGCCGCGGCTTCGCTTGCCTATCATCACCAGCCTGCCAAGGGGCAAGCACGGGCTATCCTGATGATTTCGCATGGGCTTGCCGAACATTCCCGCCGTTACCAGCGCTTTGCTGCGGCGATGGCGGCAAGGGGCTATCATTGCTATGCGCATGACCATCGCGGCCATGGCGAGACGACCGCACCCGATGCGCCGCTCGGCCGCTTCGCGAGGCGAGATGGCATCGAGCGCGTCGTCAGCGATATCGCCGTCATGCACACCTTTGCCACGGGCCGTCACCCCGGCCTGCCCGTCATTCTCTTCGGTCACTCCATGGGCGGCCTGATCGCACTCAATGCCGTAGCAGACCTCCCTGGCCGTTTCGCCGCCCTCGCCGTCTGGAATTCGAATTTCGCCGTCGGTCTTTCCGGCCGCACTGCCCAGGCGATCCTGCTTGCCGAGCGCATGCTGAAAGGCTCGGACGTGCCGAGCGACATGCTGCCGCGGCTGACATTTTCCGCCTGGGGCAAATCCATTCCCGATCACCGCACGGAATTCGACTGGCTGTCGCGCGACCCGACCGAGGTCGACGCCTATATTGCCGATCCGCTTTGCGGCTTCGATGCTTCGGTATCGCTCTGGCTCGATGTCTTCGCCCTGACCTTCCGCGGCATCGAGAAGGAGCGGCTCGAGACCCTGCCGAAGAACATGCCGATCCATCTGGTCGGCGGCGGCAAGGACCCGGCAACCGAAAATGGAAAAGCCGTGCTCTGGTTGTCAAAGCGTTTGAAAAGCCGAGGCTTCTCCCGTATCAGCACTGAGATATATCAGGACATGCGGCATGAAACGCTGAACGAGATCGGCGCGGAAACGGCAATTGCGGATTTCGCCGATTGGTGCGACGAGGCAATCCGCACGGTCCCGAGCGAAAGGACCTGA
- a CDS encoding ribonuclease T2 family protein: MGKFLLSVSILFLSLSSVGSVSAQESGRTRFILAASWQPAFCQTNQKKAECASQSGDRYDATNFSLHGLWPMRQNYCDVSADQKAADKDGQWTSLPAVNLSAETKSALDKAMPGTQSGLERHEWIKHGTCTKMSADDYFATAVRLMGDLNASAVRDLFAANVGKTLKSDAIKAAFDKSFGAGASDRVKMSCRRVGNKRVISELTIGLSQDAVSAQAKEKGLGGLIQGAGQTSFGCDEGIVDAAGF, from the coding sequence ATGGGCAAGTTTCTACTCTCGGTTTCCATCCTGTTCCTTTCGCTGTCGTCAGTCGGTTCCGTGTCCGCACAGGAGAGCGGGCGCACGCGGTTCATCCTTGCGGCAAGCTGGCAGCCGGCATTCTGCCAGACCAACCAGAAGAAGGCCGAATGCGCCAGCCAGAGCGGCGACCGCTATGACGCCACCAACTTTTCTCTCCATGGTCTTTGGCCGATGCGGCAGAACTATTGCGACGTATCTGCAGACCAGAAAGCCGCCGACAAGGATGGCCAGTGGACGAGCCTGCCGGCGGTGAACCTCTCAGCCGAGACGAAGAGTGCGCTCGACAAGGCGATGCCCGGCACGCAATCGGGTCTCGAGCGGCATGAATGGATCAAGCACGGCACCTGCACGAAGATGAGTGCCGACGATTATTTCGCCACCGCCGTCCGTCTGATGGGCGATCTCAATGCTTCGGCCGTGCGCGATCTCTTTGCCGCCAATGTCGGCAAGACGCTGAAATCAGATGCGATCAAGGCGGCCTTCGACAAGAGTTTCGGCGCTGGCGCCAGCGACCGCGTGAAGATGAGCTGCCGGCGCGTCGGCAACAAGCGCGTTATCAGCGAACTGACGATCGGGCTTTCGCAGGATGCTGTTTCGGCGCAAGCGAAGGAGAAGGGCCTCGGCGGCCTCATCCAGGGAGCAGGGCAGACTTCCTTCGGCTGCGACGAAGGCATTGTGGATGCAGCCGGCTTCTGA
- the ettA gene encoding energy-dependent translational throttle protein EttA, with amino-acid sequence MARQFIYHMSGLNKAYGNKKILENIHLSFYPDAKIGILGPNGAGKSTVLRIIAGQDKEYTGEAWLAEGATVGYLEQEPKLDPNKTVFENVMEGVASKTAIVDRYNELMMNYSDETAEEGAKLQDIIDSQNLWDLESQVEMAMEALRCPPRDAEVTSLSGGERRRIALCRLLLSQPDLLLLDEPTNHLDAETIAWLEKHLRDYPGAVMMITHDRYFLDNVTGWILELDRGRGIPYEGNYSAYLQAKAKRMLQENREEAGRQKAISREQEWIASSPKARQAKSKARIKSYEQLVEAAEKQRPGDAQIIIPVSERLGQVVIEMEGITKGFEGRTLINDLSIKLPPGGIVGIIGPNGAGKTTLFKMITGQEKPDNGSIRIGETVHLGYVDQSRDALDGNKTVWEEISGGAEVIKLGKFDMNSRAYCGAFNFKGGDQQQKVGNLSGGQRNRVHLAKMLKAGGNVLLLDEPTNDLDTETLGALESALEAFAGCAIIISHDRMFLDRLATHILAFEGEGHVEWFEGNFEDYEQDKVRRLGPDALNPGSQAHKRLTR; translated from the coding sequence ATGGCACGCCAGTTCATCTATCATATGTCCGGCCTCAACAAGGCCTACGGCAATAAGAAGATCCTCGAGAATATCCATCTTTCCTTCTATCCCGATGCCAAGATTGGTATCCTCGGTCCGAACGGCGCCGGTAAGTCCACCGTGCTGCGCATCATCGCCGGCCAGGACAAGGAATATACCGGCGAAGCCTGGCTCGCCGAGGGCGCGACGGTCGGCTACTTGGAACAGGAACCGAAACTCGATCCCAACAAGACAGTGTTCGAGAACGTCATGGAAGGTGTTGCCTCCAAGACGGCAATCGTCGATCGCTACAACGAACTGATGATGAACTATTCCGACGAGACGGCGGAAGAGGGCGCGAAACTTCAGGATATCATCGACAGCCAGAACCTCTGGGATCTGGAAAGCCAGGTCGAGATGGCGATGGAAGCTTTGCGCTGCCCGCCGCGCGACGCCGAAGTCACCAGCCTTTCTGGTGGTGAACGTCGCCGTATTGCACTCTGCCGCCTGTTGCTCTCGCAGCCGGATCTGCTGCTGCTCGACGAACCGACCAACCATCTGGACGCCGAGACCATCGCCTGGCTCGAAAAGCATCTGCGCGACTATCCGGGCGCCGTGATGATGATCACCCACGACCGCTACTTCCTGGACAACGTCACCGGCTGGATCCTCGAACTCGACCGCGGTCGCGGCATTCCTTACGAAGGCAACTACTCGGCTTACCTTCAGGCGAAAGCCAAGCGCATGCTGCAGGAAAACCGCGAAGAGGCAGGCCGCCAGAAGGCGATCAGCCGCGAACAGGAATGGATTGCTTCCAGCCCGAAGGCTCGTCAGGCCAAGTCCAAGGCGCGTATCAAGTCCTACGAGCAGCTGGTGGAAGCCGCCGAGAAGCAGCGTCCCGGCGACGCGCAGATCATCATTCCGGTCAGCGAGCGTCTCGGCCAGGTGGTCATCGAGATGGAGGGCATCACCAAGGGCTTCGAGGGCCGCACGCTGATCAACGACCTGTCGATCAAGCTGCCGCCGGGTGGTATCGTTGGCATCATCGGCCCGAACGGCGCCGGCAAGACGACGCTGTTCAAGATGATCACCGGCCAGGAAAAGCCCGACAACGGTTCGATCCGCATCGGCGAGACCGTGCATCTCGGTTATGTCGATCAGAGCCGTGATGCTCTCGACGGCAACAAGACCGTCTGGGAGGAAATTTCCGGCGGTGCGGAAGTCATCAAGCTCGGCAAGTTCGACATGAACTCCCGCGCCTATTGCGGCGCCTTCAACTTCAAGGGCGGCGATCAGCAGCAGAAGGTCGGCAATCTCTCCGGTGGTCAGCGCAACCGCGTTCACCTAGCCAAGATGCTGAAGGCCGGTGGCAACGTTCTGCTGCTCGACGAACCGACCAACGACCTCGATACGGAAACGCTCGGCGCTCTGGAAAGCGCGCTGGAAGCATTTGCCGGCTGCGCCATCATCATCAGCCACGATCGCATGTTCCTCGACCGTCTGGCCACGCATATCCTCGCTTTCGAAGGCGAGGGTCATGTCGAATGGTTCGAAGGCAACTTCGAGGATTATGAGCAGGACAAAGTCCGCCGTCTCGGCCCAGACGCCCTCAACCCCGGCAGCCAGGCTCACAAGCGCCTGACACGCTGA
- a CDS encoding ArsR/SmtB family transcription factor, with protein MSEPLRLGLDALVDVLKAAGEPTRLRLLALLAAGDLTVTDLTEILGQSQPRISRHLKLLGEAELIDRYQEGAWAYFRLAQEGKAAALVRALLKHVSENDPVVQRDGERLASVKRQRAERAQAYFSRNAAEWDELRRLHAADEEVDAAVIKLLGANPIDSLLDLGTGTGRMLELLAGRYRRAIGVDASRDMLSVARANLDKSRITTASVRHADILNLPFEGQDFDLVTIHQVLHFFDQPDIAITEAARMLRPGGRLVIIDLAPHNLEYLRDEHAHVRLGFSHQAMSDWVRKAGLDIEQLVDLHPGQQGEKGLTVTVWLARDPRRLMASLESEGAVPTFAGRE; from the coding sequence ATGAGCGAACCCCTAAGGCTTGGACTGGATGCGCTGGTGGACGTCTTGAAGGCGGCCGGCGAACCGACGCGCCTGCGGCTGCTGGCGCTGCTGGCGGCGGGCGATCTCACCGTAACAGATCTTACGGAAATTCTCGGCCAATCCCAGCCCCGTATCTCCCGGCATCTGAAGCTGCTTGGCGAGGCGGAATTGATAGATCGCTACCAGGAAGGCGCCTGGGCCTATTTCCGGCTGGCGCAGGAGGGCAAGGCCGCTGCACTCGTACGAGCCTTGCTGAAGCATGTCTCCGAAAACGATCCTGTCGTCCAGCGTGACGGCGAGCGTCTGGCTTCCGTCAAGCGCCAGCGTGCCGAGCGGGCGCAGGCCTATTTCAGCCGCAACGCCGCCGAATGGGACGAGCTTCGCCGTCTGCACGCCGCTGACGAAGAGGTGGACGCAGCCGTCATCAAGCTGCTCGGGGCCAACCCGATCGATTCCCTGCTCGACCTCGGCACCGGCACCGGGCGCATGCTGGAGCTTCTCGCCGGCCGCTATCGCCGGGCGATCGGCGTCGATGCCAGCCGCGACATGCTGAGCGTGGCGCGCGCCAATCTCGACAAGTCCCGCATCACCACCGCCTCTGTGCGCCACGCCGATATCCTGAACCTGCCTTTCGAAGGGCAGGATTTCGATCTGGTGACGATCCATCAGGTGCTGCATTTCTTCGATCAGCCTGACATCGCGATCACAGAAGCCGCGCGCATGCTGCGACCGGGCGGGCGTCTTGTTATCATCGATCTGGCGCCACACAATCTCGAATATCTTCGCGACGAACATGCCCATGTGCGTCTCGGCTTTTCGCATCAGGCCATGTCGGACTGGGTGCGCAAGGCTGGGCTCGATATAGAGCAGCTAGTCGACCTTCATCCGGGTCAGCAGGGCGAGAAGGGCCTCACGGTTACGGTCTGGCTCGCACGCGACCCGAGGCGCCTGATGGCTTCGCTGGAGAGCGAAGGCGCCGTACCTACATTTGCCGGGAGAGAATAA
- the metF gene encoding methylenetetrahydrofolate reductase [NAD(P)H] codes for MTQKNDARRRDIAISFEFFPPKSEEMEGQLWNTVRDLQDWNPEFVSVTYGAGGTTKAPTLSTVTRFLTDTPLATASHLTCVSATKEETHQVVDSFRKAGITHFVALRGDAPGGVGAPYQPHPGGYANAAELVAGLKQIGDFEISVSAYPEKHPESRDQAADIEMLKRKADNGADRALTQFFFDNDNFERYLEKVRAAGVKIPVVPGIMPIQNLTQLKRFAGACGTVIPAFLDERFAGYDDKPEERAKVAADVAAEQIEDLVRRGLNEFHLYTMNRAPLVSAVLANLGLSRQTARSAGAAA; via the coding sequence ATGACCCAGAAAAACGACGCCCGCCGCCGCGATATCGCGATCTCCTTCGAGTTCTTTCCGCCGAAGTCCGAGGAGATGGAGGGCCAGCTCTGGAACACCGTCCGCGACCTGCAGGATTGGAACCCGGAATTCGTCTCGGTGACCTATGGCGCCGGTGGCACTACCAAAGCGCCGACGCTCTCCACGGTCACGCGCTTCCTCACCGACACGCCGCTTGCGACGGCGTCACACCTGACCTGCGTCAGCGCCACGAAGGAAGAGACGCATCAGGTGGTCGACAGCTTCCGCAAGGCCGGCATCACGCATTTCGTGGCGCTGCGCGGTGATGCGCCTGGCGGTGTCGGTGCGCCTTACCAGCCGCATCCGGGCGGGTATGCCAATGCAGCCGAACTCGTGGCCGGCCTCAAGCAGATCGGCGATTTCGAAATCTCCGTCTCGGCCTATCCGGAAAAGCACCCGGAAAGCCGCGACCAGGCGGCCGATATCGAGATGCTGAAGCGCAAGGCAGATAATGGCGCCGACCGCGCCCTGACACAGTTCTTCTTCGATAATGACAATTTCGAGCGTTATCTCGAAAAGGTGCGCGCCGCCGGCGTCAAGATCCCTGTCGTACCGGGCATCATGCCGATCCAGAACCTGACGCAGCTGAAGCGTTTTGCCGGCGCCTGCGGCACGGTCATCCCGGCCTTTCTCGACGAGCGCTTTGCCGGATATGACGACAAGCCGGAGGAGCGAGCCAAGGTTGCTGCCGACGTCGCTGCCGAGCAGATCGAGGATCTCGTCCGCCGCGGTCTCAACGAGTTCCATCTCTATACGATGAACCGTGCGCCGCTGGTTTCTGCCGTTCTCGCCAACCTCGGCCTTTCGCGACAGACGGCGAGAAGCGCCGGCGCTGCCGCCTGA
- a CDS encoding DMT family transporter — translation MEQKMNALTWGLLALLGLIWGGSFFFARIAVVEVPPLTLVFLRLSIAAIALHIYIGGRFGIYPLLKSGWREFLILGILNNALPHALIFFGQTRIGAGLASILNATTPIWTVLIANYLTSDEKLSSAKIIGCLTGLLGTVVLIGPSVTARSDLPLWALLLPVIAAVSYGFAATYSKRFKGVAPPVIAAGQMTASSLVALPLSLVMDHPWALAIPSANTIAAILAIALLSTAFGYILYFRILAAAGATNASLVTLLVPPSAILLGFLFLDERLEVTEIAGMALIGAGLVILDGRIYHRFGAIT, via the coding sequence GTGGAACAGAAAATGAATGCTTTGACCTGGGGGCTTCTTGCCCTGCTCGGTCTGATCTGGGGCGGCTCCTTCTTCTTTGCACGCATCGCTGTTGTGGAGGTGCCGCCACTCACCCTCGTCTTCCTACGCCTCTCCATCGCAGCCATAGCGCTGCATATCTACATCGGCGGACGCTTCGGCATCTACCCACTCTTAAAGAGCGGGTGGCGCGAATTCCTCATTCTCGGCATCCTCAACAACGCCCTGCCCCATGCGCTGATCTTCTTCGGCCAGACGCGCATCGGCGCCGGCCTTGCCTCCATTCTCAATGCCACGACGCCGATCTGGACGGTGCTGATCGCCAATTACCTGACGTCGGACGAGAAGCTCTCCTCGGCGAAGATCATCGGCTGCCTTACCGGCCTTCTCGGCACGGTCGTACTGATCGGCCCCAGCGTTACGGCTCGCAGCGATCTTCCGTTATGGGCTTTGCTCCTGCCGGTGATCGCAGCGGTCTCCTATGGCTTTGCCGCCACTTACAGCAAGCGCTTCAAGGGCGTGGCGCCGCCCGTCATCGCTGCCGGCCAGATGACGGCATCCTCGCTCGTTGCCCTGCCGCTGTCGCTCGTCATGGACCATCCCTGGGCACTCGCCATCCCTTCGGCCAATACCATCGCCGCCATTCTGGCGATCGCCCTGCTGTCGACCGCCTTCGGTTATATTCTCTACTTCCGCATCCTGGCCGCTGCGGGCGCGACCAATGCCTCTCTGGTGACGCTGCTCGTGCCGCCGAGCGCGATCCTGCTCGGCTTCCTATTCCTGGATGAGCGACTGGAAGTGACCGAGATTGCCGGCATGGCGCTCATCGGCGCGGGACTTGTCATACTGGACGGCCGTATCTACCACCGCTTTGGCGCGATAACCTGA
- a CDS encoding lytic murein transglycosylase: MHRSLKGRPALALLFACVLATGAAAQQAPDAAASAPAAPCGGDLSAFLEGVKKDAIAAGASAEAADEAFAGAQIDPKVLSRDRAQGVFRQTFLEFSQRTVSQARLDIGRQKMKQYADVFARAEQEFGVPAGIITAFWAMETDFGAVQGDFNTRNALVTLSHDCRRPELFRPQLIALVEMVQHGDLDPQTNTGAWAGEIGQVQMLPRDIIAYGMDGDGDGHVRLKQSGPDAILTAAKFIQHLGFERGQPWLQEVTLPDNLPWEKSGLGGTMTAGEWFNLGVKPRDGNTAFANLEGDLVLPQGRLGPAFIAYPNFKIYLEWNKSFIYTTSAAYFATRLSGAPTYQKGTPEQGLSNDEMKQLQTKLDSLGHDVGEIDGILGSGTRVAIQKEQQRLGMPADGWATPALLNAL; the protein is encoded by the coding sequence ATGCACCGCTCGCTTAAAGGCCGCCCTGCACTTGCCCTTCTGTTTGCCTGCGTCCTAGCAACGGGCGCCGCCGCCCAACAGGCTCCGGATGCGGCAGCTTCGGCCCCGGCAGCACCCTGCGGCGGCGATCTCTCCGCCTTCCTTGAAGGCGTCAAGAAGGACGCGATTGCAGCCGGCGCCAGCGCCGAAGCAGCAGACGAGGCGTTCGCCGGCGCTCAGATCGATCCCAAGGTTCTGAGCCGCGACCGCGCTCAGGGTGTCTTCCGCCAGACCTTCCTCGAGTTCTCGCAACGCACAGTCAGCCAGGCCCGCCTCGACATCGGCCGCCAGAAGATGAAGCAATATGCCGATGTTTTTGCCCGCGCCGAGCAGGAATTCGGTGTTCCCGCTGGCATCATCACCGCCTTCTGGGCGATGGAAACGGATTTCGGCGCCGTGCAGGGCGATTTCAACACGCGCAACGCACTGGTGACGCTCTCTCATGATTGCCGCCGCCCGGAGCTTTTCCGCCCACAGCTGATCGCCCTCGTCGAAATGGTGCAGCACGGTGACCTCGACCCGCAGACCAATACAGGCGCCTGGGCCGGCGAAATCGGTCAGGTGCAGATGCTGCCGCGCGATATCATCGCCTATGGCATGGACGGCGACGGTGACGGCCATGTTCGCCTCAAGCAGAGCGGCCCAGACGCGATCCTGACGGCCGCCAAGTTCATCCAGCATCTCGGCTTCGAGCGCGGCCAGCCCTGGCTGCAGGAAGTCACCCTGCCGGATAACCTGCCTTGGGAAAAGTCGGGCCTCGGTGGCACGATGACGGCAGGCGAATGGTTCAACCTCGGCGTCAAGCCGCGCGACGGCAACACCGCCTTTGCCAATCTCGAAGGCGATCTCGTGCTGCCGCAGGGCCGCCTTGGACCGGCCTTCATCGCCTATCCCAATTTCAAGATCTATCTGGAATGGAACAAGTCGTTCATCTACACGACCTCTGCCGCTTATTTCGCGACCCGTCTCTCCGGTGCGCCGACCTATCAGAAGGGCACGCCTGAGCAGGGCCTCTCCAACGACGAGATGAAACAGTTGCAGACGAAGCTCGATTCGCTCGGCCATGACGTCGGCGAGATCGACGGCATCCTCGGCTCCGGCACCCGTGTTGCGATCCAGAAGGAACAGCAGCGCCTGGGTATGCCGGCGGATGGTTGGGCTACTCCCGCCCTGCTCAACGCGCTCTGA
- a CDS encoding glycoside hydrolase family 25 protein — MRRLLFCVLPLALLLAGCSSTGYDYLETASIKPKTSFKDTDPQDFGPKRPQQNAVHGIDISKWQGDIDWQTVRKSGVAFAFIKATEGKDRIDPRFDEYWREAAASGIPHAPYHFYYFCSSADDQADWFIRNVPRESMRLPPVLDVEWNAESKTCRFRPDPATVRSEMQRFMDRLEAYYGKRPIIYTSVDFHRENLDGYFQDYHFWVRSTAKHPEVTYADRRWAFWQYTSTGVIPGIKGPTDINVFAGSAKNWNNWVADVSKDRNS; from the coding sequence ATGCGTCGGCTTCTGTTTTGCGTCCTGCCGCTTGCCCTGCTGCTCGCCGGTTGCAGCTCCACGGGTTACGATTATCTCGAAACTGCTTCCATAAAGCCGAAAACCAGCTTCAAGGATACCGATCCCCAGGATTTCGGGCCCAAGCGCCCACAGCAAAACGCGGTCCACGGCATCGACATTTCCAAATGGCAGGGTGATATCGACTGGCAGACGGTACGCAAATCCGGCGTTGCCTTTGCCTTCATCAAGGCGACGGAAGGCAAGGACCGCATCGATCCGCGCTTTGACGAATACTGGCGCGAGGCAGCCGCGTCAGGCATTCCGCACGCGCCCTATCACTTCTATTATTTCTGCTCCTCCGCCGACGACCAGGCCGACTGGTTCATCCGCAACGTTCCCAGGGAATCCATGCGTCTGCCGCCGGTGCTGGATGTCGAGTGGAATGCAGAATCGAAGACCTGTCGCTTCCGCCCCGACCCGGCCACGGTGCGTTCTGAAATGCAGCGCTTCATGGATCGCCTGGAGGCCTATTACGGCAAGCGGCCGATCATCTACACCTCTGTCGATTTCCACCGCGAAAATCTCGACGGCTATTTCCAGGATTATCACTTCTGGGTCCGCTCGACCGCCAAACACCCCGAAGTGACCTATGCCGACCGTCGCTGGGCCTTCTGGCAATATACGTCGACAGGCGTCATTCCGGGCATCAAAGGGCCGACCGACATCAATGTCTTCGCCGGCTCCGCGAAAAACTGGAACAACTGGGTGGCTGACGTTTCCAAGGATAGAAATTCTTAG